In the genome of Streptomyces pactum, one region contains:
- a CDS encoding NADH-quinone oxidoreductase subunit C — translation MNDSSTHDPGPGGVNPEQDLNAQNLPGQRGDRGETIRVQQGMFGANNGGDTSGYGGLVRGIRMPGPATRPYGGPRSRDAYGEFDEIADELEGALEEQGLVPGEVIEKTVVDRDELTFHIAREHLPQVARTLRDDPALRFEICTGVSGVHYPGDTGRELHAVYHLRSITHNRLIRLEVTAPDRDPHIPSIVSVYPTNDWHERETYDFFGLVFDGHPSLTRIMMPDDWQGHPQRKDYSLGGIPVEYKGAEIPAPDQRRSYS, via the coding sequence GTGAATGACTCCAGCACCCACGACCCGGGCCCCGGCGGGGTCAACCCCGAGCAGGACCTCAACGCGCAGAACCTGCCGGGCCAGCGCGGTGACCGGGGCGAGACCATCCGCGTGCAGCAGGGCATGTTCGGCGCCAACAACGGCGGCGACACCTCGGGCTACGGCGGGCTGGTGCGGGGCATCCGGATGCCCGGCCCGGCCACCCGCCCGTACGGGGGCCCGCGCTCCCGGGACGCGTACGGGGAGTTCGACGAGATCGCCGACGAGCTCGAAGGCGCCCTGGAGGAACAGGGGCTGGTGCCCGGCGAGGTCATCGAGAAGACCGTGGTGGACCGCGACGAGCTGACCTTCCACATCGCCCGCGAACACCTGCCGCAGGTGGCCCGCACCCTGCGCGACGACCCCGCGCTGCGCTTCGAGATCTGCACCGGGGTGAGCGGGGTGCACTACCCCGGCGACACCGGCCGGGAGCTGCACGCCGTCTACCACCTGCGGTCGATCACCCACAACCGGCTGATCCGGCTGGAGGTGACCGCGCCCGACCGGGACCCGCACATCCCGTCGATCGTCTCGGTCTACCCGACCAACGACTGGCACGAGCGGGAGACCTACGACTTCTTCGGCCTGGTCTTCGACGGCCATCCGTCGCTCACCCGGATCATGATGCCCGACGACTGGCAGGGCCACCCGCAGCGCAAGGACTACTCACTCGGCGGCATCCCCGTCGAGTACAAGGGCGCCGAGATCCCGGCGCCCGACCAGCGGAGGTCGTACAGCTGA
- a CDS encoding NuoB/complex I 20 kDa subunit family protein yields the protein MGIEEKLPSGFLLTTVENAAGLARKSSVFGATFGLACCAIEMMATGAGRYDMARWGMEVWRGSPRQADLMIVAGRVSQKMAPVLRQVYDQMPNPKWVIAMGVCASSGGMFNNYAIVQGVDHIVPVDIYLPGCPPRPEMLLDAIIKLHEKIRDEKLGVNRVRAAREAEEAALKALPTIEMKGLLR from the coding sequence ATGGGTATCGAAGAGAAACTGCCGAGCGGGTTCCTGCTCACCACGGTGGAGAACGCGGCCGGTCTGGCCCGCAAGTCCTCGGTCTTCGGCGCCACCTTCGGGCTCGCGTGCTGCGCGATCGAGATGATGGCCACCGGCGCCGGGCGCTACGACATGGCGCGCTGGGGCATGGAGGTCTGGCGTGGCTCCCCCCGCCAGGCCGATCTGATGATCGTCGCCGGGCGGGTGAGCCAGAAGATGGCCCCGGTGCTCCGCCAGGTCTACGACCAAATGCCGAACCCCAAGTGGGTGATCGCGATGGGCGTGTGCGCCTCCTCCGGCGGCATGTTCAACAACTACGCGATCGTGCAGGGCGTGGACCACATCGTGCCGGTGGACATCTATCTGCCCGGCTGTCCGCCCCGCCCCGAGATGCTGCTCGACGCGATCATCAAGCTGCACGAGAAGATCCGCGACGAGAAGCTCGGCGTCAACCGCGTACGCGCGGCCCGCGAGGCGGAGGAAGCGGCGCTCAAGGCGCTCCCGACCATCGAGATGAAGGGGCTGCTGCGGTGA
- a CDS encoding NADH-quinone oxidoreductase subunit A — MNAYAPILVLGALGAGFAIFSVFMASIVGPKRYNRAKLEAYECGIEPTPQPAGGGRFPIKYYLTAMLFIVFDIEIVFLYPWAVTFDALGLFGLVEMLLFVLTVFVAYAYVWRRGGLEWD; from the coding sequence GTGAACGCATACGCGCCCATCCTCGTACTGGGAGCCCTCGGGGCCGGTTTCGCGATCTTCTCCGTCTTCATGGCGTCGATCGTCGGCCCCAAGCGCTACAACCGGGCCAAGCTCGAAGCCTACGAATGCGGCATCGAGCCGACCCCGCAGCCGGCCGGCGGCGGGCGCTTCCCGATCAAGTACTACCTGACGGCGATGCTCTTCATCGTCTTCGACATCGAGATCGTCTTCCTCTACCCGTGGGCCGTCACCTTCGACGCCCTGGGGCTGTTCGGACTCGTGGAAATGCTCCTCTTCGTCCTCACCGTCTTCGTCGCCTACGCCTACGTCTGGCGCCGCGGCGGCCTGGAGTGGGACTAG
- a CDS encoding C40 family peptidase yields MSPVAHIPSHRKPRRTASSTRALRAGVTGGILSLAVAGTTMQATAAEPAAAESTLEMPTVSDALTDTAAKTAAATEEAAFGYELQAQQDKAAAQAAKDAKKAKEEAERKAKAEREAQRKAAAERAAKAKEEQAERERASRSQERTSLNTRSTADTPATSSGTSTQAPSSSSSGSVSTLLSFLHAQVGKAYVPGATGPSSYDCSGLTQTAFRQINISLPRVSQDQSVTGTQVSLSNVQPGDILYWGSAGSAYHVAVYIGDGKFIGAQNSGTGVVIRDMSYDMPTGAVRVL; encoded by the coding sequence ATGTCCCCTGTCGCACACATACCCAGCCACCGGAAGCCCCGCCGTACCGCGTCCTCGACGCGGGCACTCCGAGCCGGGGTGACCGGTGGCATTCTCAGCCTCGCGGTGGCCGGCACCACGATGCAGGCCACCGCCGCCGAGCCGGCCGCGGCCGAGTCCACGCTGGAGATGCCGACCGTCAGCGACGCGCTGACGGACACGGCCGCGAAGACCGCCGCGGCCACCGAGGAAGCGGCATTCGGTTACGAGCTGCAGGCACAGCAGGACAAGGCTGCCGCGCAGGCCGCCAAGGACGCCAAGAAGGCGAAGGAAGAGGCCGAGCGGAAGGCCAAGGCCGAGCGGGAGGCCCAGCGGAAGGCCGCCGCCGAGCGGGCCGCGAAGGCCAAGGAGGAGCAGGCCGAGCGCGAGCGGGCGTCCCGGTCGCAGGAGCGCACCTCGCTCAACACCCGGTCGACCGCCGACACCCCGGCCACCAGCAGCGGCACCAGCACCCAGGCCCCCTCCTCGTCCTCCTCCGGCAGCGTCTCCACGCTGCTCAGCTTCCTGCACGCGCAGGTCGGCAAGGCGTACGTGCCGGGCGCGACCGGTCCGTCCTCGTACGACTGCTCCGGGCTGACCCAGACCGCGTTCCGCCAGATCAACATCAGCCTGCCGCGCGTGTCGCAGGACCAGTCGGTGACCGGCACCCAGGTCTCGCTGAGCAACGTCCAGCCGGGCGACATCCTCTACTGGGGAAGCGCCGGCAGCGCCTACCACGTCGCCGTCTACATCGGCGACGGCAAGTTCATCGGTGCCCAGAACTCCGGCACCGGCGTCGTCATCCGGGACATGAGCTACGACATGCCGACCGGGGCCGTCCGCGTCCTGTAG
- a CDS encoding CBS domain-containing protein — protein MTTAADIMHPGAQWIPRWETLDRAAQVMRDLDVGALPISDENERLCGILTDRDIVVGCVAMGHDPASVTAGDMAKGTPRWINADADVSEVLHEMEEHRIRRLPVIDNKRLVGMISEADLARHLTDEEVAEFAQRIYAAS, from the coding sequence ATGACCACCGCCGCAGACATCATGCATCCGGGCGCCCAGTGGATCCCGCGCTGGGAGACGCTGGACCGGGCGGCCCAGGTGATGCGGGATCTGGACGTCGGAGCCCTGCCGATCAGCGACGAGAACGAGCGGCTGTGCGGCATCCTGACCGACCGCGACATCGTGGTCGGGTGTGTGGCGATGGGCCACGACCCGGCGTCCGTGACCGCGGGCGACATGGCCAAGGGAACCCCGCGCTGGATCAACGCGGACGCCGATGTGAGCGAAGTGCTCCACGAGATGGAGGAGCACCGCATCCGCCGGCTGCCGGTGATCGACAACAAGCGGCTGGTCGGCATGATCAGTGAGGCGGACCTCGCCCGGCACCTCACCGACGAGGAGGTGGCGGAGTTCGCGCAGCGGATCTACGCGGCCTCGTGA
- a CDS encoding geranylgeranyl reductase family protein, with the protein MSETSATARPPAEGLAAGQSADVIVVGAGPAGSAAAYHLAKAGLDVLLLEKTAFPREKVCGDGLTPRATKQLVAMGIDISEEAGWLRNKGLRIVAGGIRLQLDWPDLASFPDFGLVRKRDDFDQQLARQAEKAGARLYERCNVGGPLVDDRTGRITGVRARLGEDKIPVTFHAPLVVAADGNSTRLSVGMGLHRRDDRPMGVAVRTYFTSPRHQDDYLESWLELWDRRGSRPRLLPGYGWVFGMGDGTSNVGLGVLNTSDAFKELDWREVLKAWCASMPEDWGFTPENMTGPVRGAALPMAFNRTPHYSRGLLLVGDAGGMVNPFNGEGIAYAMESGHIAAEVIAQAHARATAAQRERALLRYPAVIKETYGGYYTLGRAFVKLIGNPKVMKLAAERGLTHPMLMRFALKLLANLTDPHGGDAMDRIINGLTRITPSS; encoded by the coding sequence GTGAGCGAGACCTCAGCCACCGCACGTCCGCCGGCCGAGGGCCTCGCCGCCGGGCAGAGCGCCGATGTGATCGTGGTCGGGGCGGGCCCGGCCGGTTCCGCCGCGGCGTACCACCTGGCGAAGGCCGGGCTGGACGTGCTGCTGCTGGAGAAGACCGCGTTCCCGCGCGAGAAGGTGTGCGGCGACGGCCTCACCCCGCGCGCCACCAAGCAGCTGGTGGCGATGGGCATCGACATCTCCGAGGAGGCGGGCTGGCTGCGGAACAAGGGCCTGCGCATCGTCGCCGGCGGCATCCGGCTCCAGCTCGACTGGCCGGATCTCGCCTCCTTCCCGGACTTCGGACTCGTCCGCAAGCGCGACGACTTCGACCAGCAGCTGGCCCGGCAGGCCGAGAAGGCCGGCGCCCGGCTGTACGAGCGGTGCAACGTCGGCGGCCCGCTCGTGGACGACCGCACCGGCCGGATCACCGGGGTGCGGGCCCGGCTCGGCGAGGACAAGATCCCGGTCACCTTCCACGCGCCGCTGGTGGTGGCGGCCGACGGCAACTCCACCCGGCTCTCCGTCGGCATGGGGCTGCACCGGCGGGACGACCGCCCGATGGGCGTGGCGGTGCGCACCTACTTCACCTCCCCGCGGCACCAGGACGACTACCTGGAGTCCTGGCTGGAGCTGTGGGACCGGCGGGGGAGCCGGCCGCGGCTGCTGCCCGGCTACGGCTGGGTGTTCGGCATGGGCGACGGGACCTCCAACGTGGGGCTGGGGGTGCTCAACACCTCCGACGCGTTCAAGGAGCTGGACTGGCGCGAGGTGCTGAAGGCGTGGTGCGCGTCGATGCCCGAGGACTGGGGGTTCACCCCGGAGAACATGACGGGCCCGGTCCGCGGCGCCGCCCTGCCGATGGCCTTCAACCGCACGCCGCACTACAGCCGCGGACTGCTGCTGGTCGGCGACGCGGGCGGGATGGTGAACCCGTTCAACGGCGAGGGCATCGCGTACGCGATGGAATCCGGCCACATCGCCGCGGAGGTCATCGCCCAGGCACACGCCCGGGCCACCGCCGCCCAGCGCGAGCGGGCGCTGCTGCGCTACCCGGCGGTCATCAAGGAGACCTACGGCGGCTACTACACGCTCGGCCGGGCGTTCGTGAAGCTGATCGGCAACCCCAAGGTGATGAAGCTGGCCGCCGAGCGCGGGCTGACCCACCCAATGCTGATGCGCTTCGCGCTGAAGCTGCTGGCGAACCTCACCGACCCGCACGGCGGCGACGCGATGGACCGCATCATCAACGGTCTGACCAGGATCACCCCCAGCTCCTGA
- a CDS encoding demethylmenaquinone methyltransferase, with translation MTRATLDKQPHEVAAMFDDVAARYDLMNDVLSLGQSRLWRTAVARAVAARPGERVLDLAAGTGTSSLPFAAAGATVVPCDFSLGMLLEGKRRRPELALTAGDATRLPFADDAFDAVTISFGLRNVQDPDAALREMLRVTRPGGRVVVCEFSRPTWAPFRTVYTEYLMRALPPVARTVSSNPAAYVYLAESIRSWPDQAGLAARLQRAGWSRVAWRNLTGGVVALHRGTKP, from the coding sequence GTGACCCGAGCAACGCTGGACAAACAGCCGCACGAAGTCGCCGCGATGTTCGATGACGTGGCCGCCCGATACGACCTGATGAACGATGTGCTCTCGCTCGGGCAGTCCCGTCTGTGGCGCACCGCCGTGGCGCGGGCCGTGGCGGCGCGGCCCGGTGAGCGGGTGCTGGACCTCGCCGCCGGCACCGGTACCTCCTCGCTGCCCTTCGCCGCCGCCGGGGCCACCGTGGTCCCCTGCGACTTCTCCCTCGGCATGCTGCTGGAGGGCAAGCGCCGCCGCCCGGAGCTGGCGCTCACCGCCGGCGACGCGACCCGGCTGCCCTTCGCCGACGACGCCTTCGACGCGGTGACGATCTCCTTCGGGCTGCGGAACGTCCAGGACCCGGACGCCGCGCTGCGCGAGATGCTGCGGGTGACCAGGCCCGGCGGCCGGGTCGTGGTCTGCGAGTTCAGCCGGCCCACCTGGGCGCCGTTCCGGACCGTCTACACCGAGTACCTGATGCGCGCGCTGCCCCCGGTGGCGCGGACGGTGAGCAGCAACCCCGCGGCGTACGTGTACCTCGCCGAGTCCATCCGGTCCTGGCCCGACCAGGCCGGTCTGGCCGCCCGGCTCCAGCGGGCCGGCTGGTCGCGGGTCGCCTGGCGGAACCTCACCGGCGGGGTGGTCGCCCTGCACCGGGGCACCAAGCCCTGA
- a CDS encoding dihydrofolate reductase family protein yields the protein MAQLLRVQNFNVSSDGIAAGEDQSFENPFGHGVDPAKLFAWAGATASWPMRTEPGGSRGLDDYLTRDYARNIGAEIMGRNKFGPQRGPWEDHEWCGWWGDEPPFRTPVFVMTHHERPSFTLSDTTFHFVSGDPATVLRQAKEAAQGKDVRLGGGVTTIREFLDADLVDTLHVAVSPVELGSGLRLWDSPDELLDRFHRDVVPSPSGVTHHLFWRK from the coding sequence GTGGCGCAGCTGCTGAGAGTGCAGAATTTCAACGTTTCGAGCGACGGCATCGCCGCCGGTGAGGACCAGAGCTTCGAGAACCCGTTCGGCCACGGCGTCGATCCCGCGAAGCTCTTCGCGTGGGCCGGCGCCACGGCCAGCTGGCCCATGCGGACCGAGCCGGGGGGCAGCCGGGGCCTCGACGACTACCTGACGCGGGACTACGCGCGCAACATCGGCGCCGAGATCATGGGCCGCAACAAGTTCGGGCCGCAGCGCGGGCCCTGGGAGGACCACGAGTGGTGCGGCTGGTGGGGTGACGAGCCCCCGTTCCGCACGCCGGTGTTCGTCATGACCCACCACGAGCGGCCTTCGTTCACGCTCTCCGACACCACGTTCCACTTCGTCTCCGGAGACCCGGCCACCGTCCTCCGGCAGGCGAAGGAGGCGGCCCAGGGCAAGGACGTCCGGCTCGGCGGCGGGGTCACCACCATCCGGGAGTTCCTCGACGCCGACCTCGTGGACACCCTGCACGTGGCGGTCTCACCGGTGGAGCTCGGATCCGGACTGCGGCTCTGGGACTCCCCCGACGAGCTGCTGGACCGGTTCCACCGGGACGTGGTGCCCAGCCCGAGCGGCGTGACGCACCACCTGTTCTGGCGGAAGTGA
- a CDS encoding imidazolonepropionase-like domain-containing protein yields MLTLHTAPLVLTAAPPSAAGGASDPAAVPDGAVLVDGDRIAAIGPYRELAADRPGARVRRWPGLITPGLRQWHGRRLLERAYHPDPREADDLGTEPLTGERLAALEMTATRWGAGARRGLQRMLGYGTTAVAGPFERPAVRTAVARSGLVEVPADGAPEPAAGVSLDPFRYAADLAAAVRGPLAVGGRADLAVFDVPDEPALLRAGAARCVATVLDGRLVYRRR; encoded by the coding sequence ATGCTGACCCTGCACACCGCCCCCCTCGTCCTGACCGCGGCCCCGCCGTCCGCGGCCGGCGGGGCGTCCGACCCGGCCGCCGTGCCGGACGGCGCGGTCCTGGTCGACGGTGACCGGATCGCGGCGATCGGCCCGTACCGGGAACTCGCCGCCGACCGGCCCGGCGCCCGCGTCCGCCGCTGGCCCGGCCTGATCACCCCCGGCCTGCGGCAGTGGCACGGCCGGCGGCTGCTGGAGCGCGCCTACCACCCGGACCCGCGGGAGGCGGACGACCTCGGCACCGAGCCGCTGACCGGGGAGCGGCTGGCCGCGCTGGAGATGACCGCGACCCGCTGGGGGGCCGGTGCCCGCCGGGGCCTCCAGCGGATGCTCGGGTACGGCACGACGGCGGTGGCGGGACCGTTCGAGCGGCCGGCGGTCCGGACCGCGGTCGCCCGCTCCGGCCTCGTCGAGGTACCGGCCGACGGCGCCCCCGAACCCGCCGCGGGGGTCTCGCTCGACCCGTTCCGGTACGCCGCGGACCTGGCCGCCGCGGTCCGCGGTCCGCTGGCCGTCGGCGGGCGTGCCGACCTCGCGGTCTTCGACGTGCCGGACGAACCGGCGCTGCTGCGGGCGGGTGCGGCCCGCTGCGTCGCCACCGTGCTCGACGGACGGCTGGTGTACCGGCGCCGCTGA
- the mqnC gene encoding cyclic dehypoxanthinyl futalosine synthase, translated as MNENADLQSVLDRAAAGGRITPEEALDLYRHAPLHALGAAADAARRRRYAGTEHIATYIIERNINYTNVCVTACKFCAFYAAPKDTAKGWTRDLDDILRRCAETVELGGTQIMFQGGHHPDFGVEYYEKHFSAIKKEFPQLVIHSLGASEVEHMARISEVSVEEAIQRIHAAGLDSFAGAGAELLPARPRKAIAPLKESGERWLEIMETAHRLGVESTSTMLMGTGETNAERIEHIRMIRDVQDRTGGFRAFIPYTYQPENNHLKGQTQATVFEYLRMIAVARLFLDNVAHIQGSWLTVGKEAGQLSLHYGADDLGSVMLEENVVSSAGARHRSNRLELIDLIRKAGRVPAQRATTYEHLVVHDDPANDPVDDRVVSHLSSIAIEGGGVARSAPAEGGAGHPELKVVSAR; from the coding sequence GTGAACGAGAACGCCGACCTGCAGTCCGTCCTCGACCGCGCAGCCGCCGGTGGCCGGATCACCCCGGAGGAAGCCCTCGACCTGTACCGCCACGCGCCGTTGCACGCCCTGGGCGCCGCAGCCGACGCCGCGCGCCGGCGCCGCTACGCGGGCACCGAGCACATCGCGACGTACATCATCGAGCGGAACATCAACTACACCAACGTGTGCGTGACGGCGTGCAAGTTCTGCGCCTTCTACGCCGCCCCCAAGGACACCGCCAAGGGGTGGACACGCGATCTCGACGACATCCTGCGGCGCTGCGCCGAGACGGTCGAGCTGGGCGGCACCCAGATCATGTTCCAGGGCGGCCACCACCCGGACTTCGGCGTCGAGTACTACGAGAAGCACTTCTCGGCCATCAAGAAGGAGTTCCCCCAGCTGGTGATCCACTCGCTGGGCGCCTCCGAGGTCGAGCACATGGCGCGCATCTCCGAGGTGTCGGTCGAGGAGGCGATCCAGCGCATCCACGCCGCCGGGCTGGACTCCTTCGCCGGCGCCGGCGCGGAGCTGCTCCCGGCCCGGCCGCGCAAGGCCATCGCGCCGCTGAAGGAGTCCGGCGAGCGCTGGCTGGAGATCATGGAGACGGCGCACCGGCTGGGCGTGGAGTCCACCTCCACCATGCTCATGGGCACCGGTGAGACCAACGCGGAGCGGATCGAGCACATCCGCATGATCCGCGACGTGCAGGACCGCACCGGCGGTTTCCGCGCCTTCATCCCGTACACCTACCAGCCGGAGAACAACCACCTGAAGGGGCAGACGCAGGCCACCGTCTTCGAGTACCTGCGGATGATCGCCGTCGCCCGGCTCTTCCTGGACAACGTCGCGCACATCCAGGGTTCCTGGCTGACCGTCGGCAAGGAGGCCGGCCAGCTGTCGCTGCACTACGGCGCGGACGACCTGGGCTCGGTGATGCTGGAGGAGAACGTGGTCTCCTCGGCCGGCGCCAGGCACCGCTCCAACCGGCTGGAGCTGATCGACCTGATCCGCAAGGCGGGACGGGTGCCGGCCCAGCGCGCCACCACCTACGAGCACCTCGTGGTGCACGACGACCCGGCGAACGACCCGGTGGACGACCGCGTCGTCTCCCACCTGTCGTCCATCGCGATCGAGGGCGGCGGGGTGGCACGCAGCGCCCCGGCCGAAGGCGGGGCGGGGCACCCGGAGCTGAAGGTGGTCAGCGCCCGCTGA
- a CDS encoding serine/threonine-protein kinase has translation MQPLGAEDPQSIGPYRLLGRLGAGGMGSVYVGRTAGGRTVAVKTVHPHLARDEQFRARFRREVEAARRVGGAWTAPVLDADPEARIPWVATGYVAGPALSQAVLDSGPLPGPSVRALAAGLAEALAAVHRLGLVHRDVKPSNVLLTLDGPRLIDFGIARALEGTVSLTATGASLGSPGYMSPEQILGRRVDAATDVFALGAVLAYAATGEGPFPGHSSAALLYKVVHEDAVLGPGLTGELRELVTACLAKDPAGRPTPGQIAARVAPAGAATLLGPGWLPGPLVERVSRQVVALLDLEARRPGRPPAPGPPVPGPSAAGTAPARRSPGEAATPPPGGRRWSSQPPGTARPLDPDLAPALGTFGPPDPAYDTSGSRPGGPPAAATGVPTRPPPATRARPHPVTRGRRPRHVGPPPAAPVAGRRRPGRPRPRRPRRPGRFRRYGHSGLPGRGRPERLGRPRRRKPGRHRHPGHSRRPGRCRRPPRRAPAGAVPAGGGTGGRGGPADSPLRLAGPTQQATGAELFAGALGGRCAGRGGRRGVRVRPDPARRGRHPAGRREDRPAARHGEARPRRQCDGAALRRRRAGPGGLRELRRAAAPALLLRLPGLRGDLEGRRHPAGRGARRHHDGHHPPRHPR, from the coding sequence ATGCAGCCGCTGGGAGCGGAAGACCCGCAGTCGATCGGCCCGTACCGCCTCCTGGGGCGGCTCGGCGCCGGCGGCATGGGCAGCGTCTACGTGGGGCGTACCGCCGGCGGACGGACGGTCGCGGTCAAGACGGTGCACCCGCACCTCGCGCGGGACGAGCAGTTCCGGGCCCGCTTCCGGCGCGAGGTGGAGGCGGCCCGCCGGGTCGGCGGCGCCTGGACCGCGCCGGTGCTCGACGCCGACCCCGAGGCCCGGATTCCCTGGGTGGCCACCGGGTACGTGGCCGGCCCGGCGCTGAGCCAGGCGGTACTGGACTCCGGTCCGCTGCCCGGCCCCTCGGTGCGGGCCCTGGCCGCCGGGCTCGCCGAGGCGCTCGCCGCGGTCCACCGCCTCGGGCTGGTGCACCGGGACGTCAAGCCGTCCAACGTGCTGCTCACCCTGGACGGTCCACGCCTGATCGACTTCGGGATCGCCCGGGCCCTGGAGGGCACGGTCTCCCTCACCGCCACCGGCGCCTCCCTCGGTTCACCCGGCTACATGTCGCCCGAGCAGATCCTCGGCCGGCGGGTGGACGCCGCCACGGACGTCTTCGCGCTGGGCGCGGTCCTGGCGTACGCGGCCACCGGCGAGGGCCCGTTCCCCGGCCACAGCTCCGCCGCCCTGCTGTACAAGGTGGTGCACGAGGACGCGGTGCTCGGCCCCGGCCTCACCGGGGAACTGCGCGAGCTGGTCACCGCGTGCCTGGCCAAGGACCCCGCCGGCCGTCCCACGCCCGGGCAGATCGCCGCCCGCGTCGCCCCCGCGGGCGCCGCGACGCTGCTGGGTCCCGGCTGGCTGCCCGGGCCGCTGGTCGAGCGGGTCAGCCGGCAGGTGGTCGCGCTGCTCGACCTGGAGGCCCGCCGCCCCGGCCGCCCGCCGGCCCCAGGCCCGCCCGTCCCCGGACCGTCCGCCGCGGGAACCGCCCCGGCCCGCAGGTCCCCGGGCGAGGCCGCCACCCCGCCGCCCGGCGGCCGGCGGTGGAGCTCGCAGCCGCCCGGCACCGCCCGGCCGCTCGATCCGGACCTCGCCCCCGCCCTCGGCACCTTCGGCCCGCCGGACCCCGCGTACGACACCTCCGGCAGCCGGCCCGGCGGCCCGCCCGCAGCCGCCACCGGCGTACCCACGCGTCCGCCGCCGGCGACCCGCGCCCGACCGCATCCGGTGACCCGCGGACGCAGACCGAGGCATGTCGGCCCGCCACCGGCGGCACCCGTGGCCGGCCGGCGGCGCCCCGGGCGTCCACGGCCCCGGCGGCCCCGGCGCCCCGGGCGGTTCCGGCGGTACGGGCACTCCGGGCTCCCCGGGCGGGGTCGTCCAGAACGGCTCGGGCGGCCCCGGCGGCGGAAGCCCGGGCGGCACCGGCACCCCGGGCACTCCCGCCGCCCGGGACGGTGCCGGCGCCCGCCCCGCCGGGCCCCTGCCGGAGCCGTCCCCGCCGGAGGGGGAACCGGAGGGCGCGGCGGGCCGGCGGATAGCCCTCTCCGCCTCGCTGGGCCGACGCAACAGGCCACGGGCGCTGAGCTGTTCGCTGGTGCTCTCGGTGGCCGGTGCGCTGGCCGTGGTGGGCGCCGGGGCGTACGTGTTCGACCTGATCCCGCACGGCGGGGGCGGCACCCCGCAGGCCGACGGGAAGACCGACCGGCCGCCCGCCACGGGGAAGCCCGACCCCGGCGACAGTGCGACGGAGCCGCCCTCCGGCGGCGGCGAGCCGGACCCGGAGGACTCCGCGAGCTCCGGCGGGCAGCGGCCCCGGCCCTCCTCCTCCGTCTCCCCGGCCTTCGTGGGGACCTGGAAGGGCGACGTCACCCAGCGGGGCGGGGTGCCCGCCGGCACCATGACGGCCACCATCCGCCCCGGCATCCCCGGTGA